The genomic interval GCTTTGGTGCTGAAGTTCGGTTTTTTGACCCTCGTGAGTTACCAATTCACAATAGCGTACCGGATACTCATCCAAAAGTACAGGAATTACGCGAGTTGAGTGAGTGGTCTGAGGGTCAAGTTTGGTCTTCACCAGAAATGCATGGTAATATTACTGGCATTATGAAAAATCAAATTGACTGGATTCCTCTCAGTATAGGTGCAGTCAGACCAACCCAAGGTAGAACCTTGGCCGTGATGCAAGTGAGCGGGGGTTCTCAATCTTTTAACGCTGTAAATACTATGAGGATTTTGGGGCGTTGGATGCGAATGTTTACAATTCCCAATCAGTCTAGTGTTGCGAAAGCTTATCAAGAGTTTAATGAAGATGGAACCATGAAGGATTCGCCTTACCGCGATCGCGTCATTGATGTCATGGAAGAACTCTATAAGTTTACTTTATTGTTGCGCGATAAGGTTGACTACCTAACAGACCGTTATAGCGAACGTAAGGAAAAAGCAGCTAAAGAGATAACAGCCATGGCGAATAAGGCTCTTGACATAAACTCAAGTAAAGAATAATTACCATTTGGAGTTGTGCTGTTTTCGCTAGTTCCTCAAATACTCTAAACGGCCTTGTGCTCTCATATCATTTCTGGAGAGGTCTATATAGCTCTCCTCTCAACTCTAATGCATCGGGCGGCAAACAAATAATTATAGACATAAATCAAAAAAAATTGATTTATGTAATGGATTGCACATGATTGACTAATCAAGATTTTTTAAACTATACAATGTATAGTATATAAGAACCTCAGTGGTAGAATCAATAAGAGCAAAAGCTAGAAAATAAGCACTTGCTTTTTCATCGCTTGAGCGTTGAACCGTAAAATCAGGTTTTGTTGATTTTTGTTGATTGAAATAGTGGAAGGAAAATTGATGAGTGTTCGTATTGGTATTAACGGGTTCGGTAGAATAGGACGACTTGCTTTGCGTGCTGCGTGGGGTTGGTCAGAACTAGAGTTTGTTCATATTAATGAAATCAAAGGTGGACCAAAGACATCTGCTCACTTACTCAAGTTTGATTCTGTCCATGGACGTTGGGCACCTGAAGTGGAAGCTGAAGGAGAACGTATATTAGTTGATGGGACACCTCTTAGTTTTAGCGAATATGCTAGCCCAGGAGAAGTTTCTTGGGAAGAGTTCGGTGTTGATATAGTTCTTGAATGCTCTGGTAAGTTTAGAACCTCTGCGACTCTTGACCCTTATTTCAAGCGAGGGGTGCAGAAGGTTATTGTGGCTGCTCCTGTTAAGGAAGAAGCACTTAATATTGTTATGGGGGTTAACGATCGCCTTTACGATCCCAAAAAGCATCATCTTCTCACGGCTGCCTCTTGTACGACTAACTGTTTGGCTCCAGTTGTGAAGGTCGTTCATGAAGGTTTAGGTATCAAGCATGGAATTATAACTACCATCCACGATAATACCAATACACAAACGATTGTAGATGCTCCCCACAAAGATTTGCGTCGGGCAAGGGCGACGAGTCTCTCTCTAATTCCAACGACAACTGGCTCGGCTACTGCAATTGGGCTGATTTATCCAGAACTCAATGGCAAGCTAAACGGTATTGCAGTACGAGTGCCATTGCTCAATGCTTCGCTCACAGACTGTGTATTTGAAGTCGTGCGACCCACTACAGTA from Scytonema hofmannii PCC 7110 carries:
- the arsH gene encoding arsenical resistance protein ArsH, whose protein sequence is MANFEHPPRILFLYGSLRERSYSRLLAEESARIIEGFGAEVRFFDPRELPIHNSVPDTHPKVQELRELSEWSEGQVWSSPEMHGNITGIMKNQIDWIPLSIGAVRPTQGRTLAVMQVSGGSQSFNAVNTMRILGRWMRMFTIPNQSSVAKAYQEFNEDGTMKDSPYRDRVIDVMEELYKFTLLLRDKVDYLTDRYSERKEKAAKEITAMANKALDINSSKE
- a CDS encoding ArsJ-associated glyceraldehyde-3-phosphate dehydrogenase; the encoded protein is MSVRIGINGFGRIGRLALRAAWGWSELEFVHINEIKGGPKTSAHLLKFDSVHGRWAPEVEAEGERILVDGTPLSFSEYASPGEVSWEEFGVDIVLECSGKFRTSATLDPYFKRGVQKVIVAAPVKEEALNIVMGVNDRLYDPKKHHLLTAASCTTNCLAPVVKVVHEGLGIKHGIITTIHDNTNTQTIVDAPHKDLRRARATSLSLIPTTTGSATAIGLIYPELNGKLNGIAVRVPLLNASLTDCVFEVVRPTTVEEINSLLKAASEQEPLKGILGYEERPLVSIDYKDDPRSSIIDALSTMVVDETQVKILAWYDNEWGYANRMVELARKVALSLNDK